In a genomic window of Cataglyphis hispanica isolate Lineage 1 chromosome 18, ULB_Chis1_1.0, whole genome shotgun sequence:
- the LOC126856283 gene encoding probable serine/threonine-protein kinase clkA: MLLKTVIICCTIVVNAEPPLNSYSFTGDSNVYDYSNTVTNNPYLRSKNSYQNDGNFYGAGDDSHKLSDHVSSSSLINIGSQGSIEGNVGNNYNGYATNNHRDEYAGYSNIYENSDSNSYASSTHATTNTLFNGYSNSNNNADSTFNTYSSGPIYKDSDFGQYVASSSSSSNKKVPAYSEYSRPAVENYSGDTVNSNVQGYRGSSSSSSYSESDHVYPPYLPGGLTSEYSFGKQKDVPYNLKGSNKYSDIYSIPSEMRFTRGNAGHVSHNYDVSPYTSGSRPSNHFSKAYSSGIYSTGKPNKYSYKYLSRYAPNSGVSYSTRERDGYYVPYGKDSRKIILIKDSRPSYTHTGIYSNESGYTGNSYRSKSGAFMNGYPTSSNFDAYQSGGSSSNYNDNPTVSRRYRTSGNPMLVTRAIPA; the protein is encoded by the exons ATGCTACTa aaaacagTAATAATTTGTTGTACGATAGTCGTGAATGCGGAGCCACCTCTTAATA GTTATTCTTTTACCGGAGATAGCAATGTGTATGATTATAGTAACACCGTTACTAATAATCCGTACTTACGATCTAAGAATAGCTATCAAAATGATGGAAACTTTTACGGTGCTGGAGATGACAGTCACAAATTATCCGACCATGTCAGCAGTTCTTCATTAATCAATATCGGTAGTCAGGGTAGTATAGAAGGCAATGTTGGAAACAATTACAACGGATATGCCACAAATAATCACCGAGATGAATACGCAGGATATTCCAATATTTACGAGAATTCCGATAGCAATTCTTACGCTTCGTCTACTCATGCAACAACTAATACATTGTTCAATGGATATTCTAATTCTAACAACAATGCGGATTCAACTTTTAACACGTATTCAAGCGGTCCAATTTACAAAGATTCTGATTTTGGCCAATACGTGGCTAGTAGTAGCAGTAgtagtaataaaaaagtaccTGCTTATTCTGAATATTCCAGACCAGCTGTAGAAAATTATTCCGGAGACACCGTGAATAGCAATGTACAAGGATATCGCGGTTCCTCTAGTTCCTCAAGTTACTCTGAAAGTGATCACGTTTATCCCCCTTATTTGCCAGGTGGTCTGACTAGCGAATACTCGTTTGGAAAGCAGAAAGACGTTCCGTACAATCTGAAAGGCAGCAACAAGTATAGTGATATCTATTCGATACCATCCGAGATGCGCTTCACACGGGGAAATGCAGGACACGTGAGCCATAATTACGATGTTTCACCGTATACATCGGGTTCTAGGCCGAGCAATCACTTCTCGAAGGCATACAGTTCTGGTATTTATTCCACGGGAAAACCGAATAAATATAGTTACAAGTACTTGTCTCGCTACGCTCCGAATAGCGGCGTAAGTTACTCGACGAGGGAACGCGATGGTTATTACGTTCCTTACGGTAAAGatagtagaaaaattattttaattaaagacagCAGGCCGAGTTACACACACACTGGTATTTACTCCAATGAGTCGGGTTACACCGGTAACTCTTACAGAAGTAAGAGTGGCGCTTTCATGAATGGTTATCCCACTTCGTCGAATTTTGATGCATATCAAAGTGGCGGTAGTAGTAGTAATTATAATGACAATCCCACTGTGTCAAGACGATATAGAACCAGCGGTAATCCAATGCTTGTGACAAGGGCTATTCctgcttaa
- the LOC126856250 gene encoding lisH domain-containing protein ARMC9-like: protein MADKNIKVIHQFLLDHNFESTAKTLIQEVSKMGFQNSACKLETTADPYAQLILYYNIGDYSTFFQLWNDLFSNSTKQCEEYKKLTFYLHVHFAILPKRNLYVDQYKKHESTSEINTPKLSSVKENSVLKRCKENNATEIEKNINNSMKQLQDYLNGDGKELENDIELQSFYALPFVEDIYADTFFSKILEQRWLDELLRNLDLFIKNHKQDPIDLNNINLNKVQSRDLVQVHTVPVTKMKVVELDAAPNKTAKNNISIVPNDRDIPIFLEDHDDEEQYSLAHKTSRNLKSKDTQTHITGDQIIINNFREDVLNAGESVNSLVKMHKLDKKLIQCNQELALTKTHLYNIHTNYEKLKVRFHKLHADYHKLINVAGELTVALENSVKGQTVDIQQTLEICMKIFPDLFNQNIREASQPSLLQFNHTVKAVAQPKLDHIALPISPKLLDYKKIKLHLLNGDVKTKLLLLQALRWKITLAQLNEQDEVLHEYVSHDLLGLHGQIASDSGKPILPCLLTAGEAYARHLLQQFTARLLNTLASFRCGRDYLSVGSTIVNVIFTCLDSNYAEGVDIFACDMMVAMLQKLSLRRQQRIYMIENGLLEWLINHLHDKCRVISLYRLEYATALLMNLSLHRLAQARASKIPSLLVSTLLILLSIDHSSSLPYINGALNNFLNNPVINEEAKKIKCSNISDYLGSNQKTTKIRKHLEHILKIQRRENVNTPQEETGDDDNEELDVLENELDENDPLQNYVGELNGETLLAMCYSVSSKIPQDAITTDTTLQKISTLNPINFYDNQHNNHLFKRPSYPLLRDSSETAITSSVTLTSGRENGQTEMEKFSSIASLNSNNYDNIVNDNLWKNNSELAKEEEAFLAKPKLSRTPP, encoded by the exons ATGGCTGATAAAAACATCAAAGTAATCCATCag TTTCTTTTAGATCATAATTTTGAGAGCACTGCTAAAACTTTAATTCAAGAAGTCTCAAAAATGGGCTTTCAAAATTCGGcatgcaaattagaaactacTGCAGATCCGTATgctcaattaatattatattacaatattggaGATTATTCAACCTTTTTCCAg ttatgGAACGACTTGTTTTCTAATAGCACTAAACAGTgcgaagaatataaaaagttaacattttatttacacgTGCATTTTGCTATATTACCTAAACGTAATTTATACGttgatcaatataaaaaacatg aatcgACATCAGAAATAAATACACCAAAATTGTCTtcagtaaaagaaaattctgtTTTGAAAAGATGCAAAGAG aacAATGCAActgaaatcgaaaaaaatataaataacagcaTGAAACAATTACAAGATTACTTGAATGGAGATGGCAAGGAATTAGAAAATGACATAGAATTACAATCATTTTACGCACTTCCGTTTGTAGAAGACATTTATGCAGAcacttttttctcaaaaatattagaacAGCGTTGGTTGGATGAATTATTAAGGAATCTagacttatttattaaaaatcataaacaa GATCCGATCGATTTGaacaatataaatcttaataaagtGCAATCGCGGGATTTAGTACAAGTGCATACTGTGCCAGTAACAAAAATGAAAGTTGTAGAATTAGATGCTGCACCAAATAAAACtgcaaagaataatatttcaatcgtGCCAAACGATAGAGATATACCCATATTTTTAGAAGACCATGACGATGAAGAACAGTACAGTTTAGCTCATAAAACAAGTCGTAATTTAAAATCGAA AGATACACAAACACATATTACTGgagatcaaattataattaataatttccgaGAAGATGTACTGAATGCAGGAGAAAGTGTTAACAGTTTAGTGAAGATGCACAAACtagacaaaaaattgattcaatgCAATCAGGAATTGGCATTGACCAAGActcatttatacaatattcatacaaattatgagaaattaaaagtgaGATTTCATAAATTACACGCGGACTATCATAAGCTAATAAACGTTGCCGGAGAATTAACGGTGGCATTGGAAAACTCAGTGAAAGGGCAAACTGTCGATATACAACAAACGCTCGAAATTTGCATGAAGATATttccagatttatttaatcaaaatataagagaGGCTTCCCAA CCATCCTTGTTGCAATTCAATCATACTGTAAAAGCAGTTGCCCAGCCTAAACTCGATCACATCGCACTACCGATATCTCCAAAATTATTagactataaaaaaatcaagttaCATCTTCTTAACGGGGACGTGAAGACAAAGTTATTGCTATTGCAAGCATTGCGTTgg aaaataacgcTCGCGCAGCTAAATGAACAGGATGAAGTCTTGCACGAATATGTGAGCCACGATTTGTTGGGACTTCATGGACAAATTGCTAGCGACAGTGGCAAGCCAATTCTACCATGCTTGCTGACTGCAGGAGAAGCTTATGCTAGGCATCTTTTACAGCAGTTTACTGCGCGATTATTAAACACATTGGCATCCTTCAGATGCGGAAGAGATTACTTGTCGGTCGGATCTACCATCGTAAATGTG ATCTTTACTTGTCTCGATAGTAATTACGCTGAGGGAGTTGACATTTTCGCGTGTGACATGATGGTGGCGATGTTACAGAAACTATCTTTACGTAGACAGCAACGGATATACATGATAGAAAACGGATTGCTGGAATGGTTGATCAATCATTTACACGATAAATGTCGCGTTATAAGTTTATACAGGCTTGAATATGCTACCGCACTTTTAATGAATCTGTCGTTACATCGGTTAGCGCAAGCTAGAGCATCTAAGATACCATCTTTACTTGTTTCTACATTACTCATCCTTCTCTCAATAGATCATTCATCT TCTCTACCATATATCAATGGAGCGCTAAACAATTTTCTAAACAATCCTGTAATCAATGAGGaagcaaagaaaattaaatgttcgAATATATCGGATTATCTTGGTAGCAATCAAAAAACTACGAAAATAAg AAAGCATCTAGaacatatattgaaaatacagAGGCGTGAAAATGTTAATACGCCGCAAGAAGAGACTGGGGATGATGATAAC GAAGAGTTGGACGTGTTGGAAAATGAATTAGACGAAAATGATCCATTACAAAATTATGTCGGTGAATTGAATGGAGAAACGCTGCTTGCAATGTGTTATAGCGTTTCTTCAAAGATTCCTCAGGATGCTATAACCACGGATACAACTTTACAAAAGATATCTACGCTGAatcctattaatttttacgacaATCAACACAATAATCATCTTTTCAAACGTCCATCATATCCTTTGTTAAG GGACAGTAGTGAGACTGCAATAACATCTTCTGTGACTCTAACATCCGGTCGCGAAAATGGTCAAACAG aaatgGAGAAATTCAGCAGTATAGCATCGCT GAATAGTAACAATTATGATAACAtagttaatgataatttatggaaaaataattcagaacttgctaaagaagaagaagcatTTTTGGCCAAGCCTAAATTATCAAGGACAcctccataa
- the LOC126856308 gene encoding alpha-ketoglutarate-dependent dioxygenase alkB homolog 6 produces the protein MDEKQCSLLSNAIVSQIPDTACYIPNFITEEEEKQIIKHINSVPLPKWTQLSHRRLQNWGGIPHPKGMIAEQIPSWLQKYIDKVTALNAFESRILPNHVLINEYLSGQGIMAHSDGPLFYPVVTTISCGSHTLLDFYKRLDTIEQQQPKLEFSLLLERRSLLVLQKDLYHNYLHSIAERDVDSISESSIKNLHMCAGKFIEGEIIKRDTRLSLTIRHVPKTSKLKLKIF, from the exons atggATGAGAAACAATGTTCTTTATTGTCCAATGCAATAGTTTCACAG ATACCAGACACTGCGTGTTACATACCGAACTTTATCAccgaagaggaagaaaagcaAATTATAAAGCACATAAATAGCGTACCCCTGCCAAAATGGACACAATTGAGTCACCGCAGATTGCAAAATTGGGGTGGGATACCACATCCTAAAGGAATGATAGCAGAACAGATTCCTAGT TGGCttcagaaatatatcgataaagtGACAGCTTTGAATGCTTTTGAAAGCAGAATCTTACCTAatcatgttttaattaatgaatatttatctgGGCAAGGAATAATG gCACATTCGGATGGCCCACTTTTTTATCCTGTTGTAACCACTATCAGTTGTGGTTCCCATACACTCCTTGACTTTTATAAACGGCTTGACACAATAGAG CAACAACAGCCCAAATTAGAATTCAGCTTATTATTAGAACGTAGAAGTTTATTAGTTCTACAAAAGGACTTGTATCACAATTATTTGCACTCTATAGCAGAAAGAGATGTGGATAGTATATCAGaatcttcaataaaaaatctacataTGTGTGCAGGAAAGTTTATAGAAGGAGAGATAATAAAACGTGATACTAGACTGTCTTTAACCATTAGACACGTACCAAAAActagcaaattaaaattaaagattttttga
- the LOC126856311 gene encoding THO complex subunit 7 homolog, which yields MSDEEVIRRRLLIDGDGTGDDRRINMLLKSFIKWINSSDVDNTLHERMLSQLAQCEFAQKKSRLVSNMSREELDSYEQLSKEIEIQIEEAKEDIEKTKIELQDAKRVRKNRIEYDVLAKVINEQPDRLETDIKLATLQQELATLKEKSEQLEHKLEMRRKQFHVLISSIHSLQGMLDKCDEEIIDVSLENDAEDTDVQMRDSS from the exons ATGTCTGATg AAGAAGTAATACGCCGGAGATTACTTATAGACGGCGATGGGACGGGAGATGATCGTAGGATCAATATGTTGTTAAAATCGTTTATAAAATGGATTAATAGCTCTGATGTGGATAATACGTTACATGAAAGAATGCTATCACAGTTGGCGCAGTGTGAATTTGCACAGAAAAAATCCAGACTAGTCTCAAATATGAGTCGAGAAGAGTTAGACAGTTATGAACAGCTGTccaaagaaattgaaatacaaaTAGAAGAAGCCAAAGAAGACATAGAAAAGACTAAGATAGAATTGCAAGATGCCAAACGTGTGAGaaagaatagaatagaatatgaTGTATTAGCAAAAGTCATCAATGAACAGCCGGATCGTTTGGAAACAGACATCAAACTTGCCACATTACAACAAGAGTTAGCTACTTTAAAG GAAAAATCAGAGCAGTTAGAACACAAGTTAGAAATGCGTCGTAAACAATTCCATGTTTTGATATCATCAATACATTCTCTGCAAGGAATGTTAGATAAGTGCgatgaagaaataattgatgtgAGCCTTGAGAATGATGCAGAGGACACAGATGTGCAAATGCGTGatagttcataa